A stretch of DNA from Ciona intestinalis unplaced genomic scaffold, KH HT000318.1, whole genome shotgun sequence:
GCTAAAACAAGGGCGGAGATACCCTACAGAATGTGCTTGCCCAAAGTTCCTGATTACGTTAACGCAACAGCAAAACCGAGCAACCCATCTTTGCCCGACAAGTTCAACGTGACCATTCTTGAAATTAAGAGAGGGACATTTGTAGCTGAGTTTGAACTGATTGAACAAACTACAGAGTGGGATACGATGCGAATAACTGTGGATTGGTCCTCGTATACATGTACGATTTAAAACTAATGTATGGCTACGAATAATAACAATCtcatttactttaatattaattcataaatagatacagttttatatttctttaaagattctttgtttactactaaatgggacgaaaaaatagaattaaaaggtttcccatcttcccccaccttactgtataCCTTTTTCTTTTAGTTAATGGAATGGTTTATCAGAATCTGATCATTTGGTTCCCTGATGATGCagatagaaaatatataaacggCCACACGTCGTCGAAAAACTGTATTGACAACGGCGGTCGATTGGTGGATATTGTGGATAAAGCGATGTACGACGTGgtttataactactgtcgagACACGGTCGTATTCGGATCAGATGATTTTGTTCGTATTTGGCTCGGTTCAAGTTACAACACAACGGTAAGACTGGAATACACCTACACATATAACGTATCCATTTACGCAATATTTTAGTACACTTGGCGCTGCGTTCTTCACAgagtgtgtaaaacaaatatatttaccccTAAACTTAAACTGTAATTTGTATTTACGGAATAGTACGGATCCACAACTGTATTTATTCGCGTCGTAAAAGCATTTTACCCGTAGCAGCCACcgaaaaaaagaatagaacgcggtAAAGAAGTGAGATGAT
This window harbors:
- the LOC100178408 gene encoding uncharacterized protein LOC100178408; the encoded protein is MKCVWFVLLVQVMSAVGSHRSLTGKGSIEIYLSSKNAKTRAEIPYRMCLPKVPDYVNATAKPSNPSLPDKFNVTILEIKRGTFVAEFELIEQTTEWDTMRITVDWSSYTFNGMVYQNLIIWFPDDADRKYINGHTSSKNCIDNGGRLVDIVDKAMYDVVYNYCRDTVVFGSDDFVRIWLGSSYNTTTDIVTQSNGKPGYHGDWYPDFPTRVSETSTRLFLFVIPPSSTSKYHGLLNYPPTLKSAVVQLCSTNLM